One window of the Salvelinus fontinalis isolate EN_2023a chromosome 2, ASM2944872v1, whole genome shotgun sequence genome contains the following:
- the LOC129817042 gene encoding RNA-binding motif protein, X-linked 2-like isoform X2 has protein sequence MALGVQGQRLDLHRYGEIANINLVRDKKTGKSKGFCFICYEDQRSTILAVDNLNGIKIKGRTIRVDHVLNYRPPKDNEDMDDITKRLREEGCAPKLPDHSSSESEEEEQYAVPVKKPKKDKKEKKKNKKEKKEKKALKEEKEQRERMAQTPPGPALTVRMKQEKEDLGYDKYSQRGAAEERLRSRGERPGPGAEPRNPRDTHRQEDGGFRNRHGDQQNRERDRSREDEKRRHEMGERRDGGLQLESKRTGREEGERTRERERERDNDRNRESEKDRDSDRNRDREREKDRDSDRNRDREQEKDRDSDRNRDSDRNRERDQSSKHREEHSRERDYRRK, from the exons ATGGCACTCGGAGTACAAGGACAGCGCCTGGATCTTCATCG GTATGGCGAGATAGCCAACATCAACCTGGTGCGTGATAAGAAGACTGGTAAATCCAAAGGCTTCTGCTTCATCTGCTACGAGGACCAGAGGAGCACAATCCTGGCTGTGGATAACTTAAACGGGATCAAG ATAAAGGGGCGGACCATCCGAGTGGACCACGTGCTGAACTACCGCCCTCCCAAAGACAATGAGGACATGGACGATATCACCAAGCGCCTGAGGGAGGAGGGCTGTGCCCCTAAACTACCCGACCATTCATCCTCTGAGTCCGAAGAAGAGGAACAGTATGCTGTACCAGTGAAGAAGCCCAAGAAag acaagaaagagaagaagaaaaataaaaagGAGAAAAAGGAGAAGAAGGCTCtaaaggaggagaaggagcagagggagaggatggCCCAGACTCCCCCTGGGCCTGCCCTGACAGTGAGGATGAAGCAGGAGAAAGAGGACCTGGGTTATGACAAGTACAGCCAGCGGGGGGCGGCAGAGGAGCGGCTGAGGTCcaggggagagagaccagggccTGGGGCAGAACCACGGAACCCccgagacacacacaggcaggagGACGGAGGGTTCCGAAATCGCCATGGAGAccaacagaacagagagagggataggtccagggaggatgagaagaggagacatgagatgggggagaggagagatggaggactgCAGTTGGAGAGCAAGAGGacaggcagggaggagggagaaagaactagggagagagaaagagagagggacaatgatagaaatagggagagcgagaaagacaggGACAGTGATAGAAATAGGgacagggagcgagagaaagacagggacagTGATAGAAATAGGGACAGGGAGCAAGAGAAAGACCGGGACAGTGATAGAAATAGGGACAGTGATAGGAATAGAGAGCGAGACCAGTCCAGTAAGCACAGAGAAGAACACAGTCGGGAGAGAGACTACAGGAGAAAGTAA
- the LOC129817042 gene encoding RNA-binding motif protein, X-linked 2-like isoform X1 — protein MNPLTKVKLINELNEREASLGVKETVSWHSEYKDSAWIFIGGFPYELTEGDIVCVFSQYGEIANINLVRDKKTGKSKGFCFICYEDQRSTILAVDNLNGIKIKGRTIRVDHVLNYRPPKDNEDMDDITKRLREEGCAPKLPDHSSSESEEEEQYAVPVKKPKKDKKEKKKNKKEKKEKKALKEEKEQRERMAQTPPGPALTVRMKQEKEDLGYDKYSQRGAAEERLRSRGERPGPGAEPRNPRDTHRQEDGGFRNRHGDQQNRERDRSREDEKRRHEMGERRDGGLQLESKRTGREEGERTRERERERDNDRNRESEKDRDSDRNRDREREKDRDSDRNRDREQEKDRDSDRNRDSDRNRERDQSSKHREEHSRERDYRRK, from the exons ATGAA TCCCCTGACCAAAGTGAAGCTGATCAATGAGCTGAATGAGAGAGAGGCCTCACTGGGGGTCAAGGAGACTGTGTCATGGCACTCGGAGTACAAGGACAGCGCCTGGATCTTCATCG GTGGATTTCCTTATGAGCTGACAGAAGGTGACATCGTCTGTGTCTTCTCTCA GTATGGCGAGATAGCCAACATCAACCTGGTGCGTGATAAGAAGACTGGTAAATCCAAAGGCTTCTGCTTCATCTGCTACGAGGACCAGAGGAGCACAATCCTGGCTGTGGATAACTTAAACGGGATCAAG ATAAAGGGGCGGACCATCCGAGTGGACCACGTGCTGAACTACCGCCCTCCCAAAGACAATGAGGACATGGACGATATCACCAAGCGCCTGAGGGAGGAGGGCTGTGCCCCTAAACTACCCGACCATTCATCCTCTGAGTCCGAAGAAGAGGAACAGTATGCTGTACCAGTGAAGAAGCCCAAGAAag acaagaaagagaagaagaaaaataaaaagGAGAAAAAGGAGAAGAAGGCTCtaaaggaggagaaggagcagagggagaggatggCCCAGACTCCCCCTGGGCCTGCCCTGACAGTGAGGATGAAGCAGGAGAAAGAGGACCTGGGTTATGACAAGTACAGCCAGCGGGGGGCGGCAGAGGAGCGGCTGAGGTCcaggggagagagaccagggccTGGGGCAGAACCACGGAACCCccgagacacacacaggcaggagGACGGAGGGTTCCGAAATCGCCATGGAGAccaacagaacagagagagggataggtccagggaggatgagaagaggagacatgagatgggggagaggagagatggaggactgCAGTTGGAGAGCAAGAGGacaggcagggaggagggagaaagaactagggagagagaaagagagagggacaatgatagaaatagggagagcgagaaagacaggGACAGTGATAGAAATAGGgacagggagcgagagaaagacagggacagTGATAGAAATAGGGACAGGGAGCAAGAGAAAGACCGGGACAGTGATAGAAATAGGGACAGTGATAGGAATAGAGAGCGAGACCAGTCCAGTAAGCACAGAGAAGAACACAGTCGGGAGAGAGACTACAGGAGAAAGTAA